A section of the Raphanus sativus cultivar WK10039 unplaced genomic scaffold, ASM80110v3 Scaffold1088, whole genome shotgun sequence genome encodes:
- the LOC108831577 gene encoding uncharacterized protein LOC108831577, protein MAALDLNPQNDNKENVSPSEMTTTSVKPLDSSSSIIDKEKTQIRIIRRKRSRRQPLKDITNLFVSSSSSTLSSSFLIRHFPSSPTLSVDPKCMKRRSVAALKASSTFSCRNFR, encoded by the coding sequence ATGGCGGCTCTCGATCTAAACCCTCAAAACGACAACAAAGAGAACGTCTCGCCCTCGGAGATGACCACTACTTCTGTCAAGCCTCTGGATTCTTCCTCATCCATCATTGATAAGGAGAAAACCCAAATCAGAATAATCAGGAGAAAGCGATCTAGAAGACAGCCTCTTAAAGACATCACCAATCTCTTTGTCTCATCGTCATCATCAACATTGTCCTCTTCCTTTCTGATTCGCCACTTCCCCTCTTCTCCGACTCTATCAGTTGATCCCAAATGCATGAAGAGAAGATCTGTTGCTGCTCTCAAGGCTTCTTCTACATTCTCTTGTAGAAATTTCAGATGA